In Dehalococcoidales bacterium, the genomic stretch TCTCATTGGTTGAGACGCTATCCAGATTACCGGTAGGTTCATCGGCCAGAATAATAGGCGGGTTATTTATCAGTGCCCTGGCGATAGCTACCCGCTGTTGCTCACCGCCGGAGAGTTCGGTGGGTTTGTGGTTTGCCCGTTCCTTTAACCCTACCCGTTCCAGTGATTCCATAGCTCGCTGGCGCTTGTTGCCTCCGCGGCTGTAGATAAGAGGCATCTCAACGTTGGACAGGGCGCTGGCGCGGCGTAAAAGATTGTAGTCCTGAAAGACAAAGCCTATTTTCTTACTTCTCATCTCGGCCAGGCTGTTATCACTGAGCCGGCTGGTATCAGTGCCGTCAAATATATACCTGCCTGAGGTCAGTTTGTCCAGAAAACCGATAATATTCATCAGGGTAGATTTGCCTGAGCCTGAAGCGCCGATTATAGCAATCAGCTCTCCTTTCTGAATATCGAGGTCA encodes the following:
- a CDS encoding ABC transporter ATP-binding protein, which codes for MIRLESITKVYYMGKVEVPALRGIDLDIQKGELIAIIGASGSGKSTLMNIIGFLDKLTSGRYIFDGTDTSRLSDNSLAEMRSKKIGFVFQDYNLLRRASALSNVEMPLIYSRGGNKRQRAMESLERVGLKERANHKPTELSGGEQQRVAIARALINNPPIILADEPTGNLDSVSTNEILSIFRQLNRDGITIILVTHEMEIAAQTQRTIRLHDGKLVSDDKNTRTNVAGADREVKQSEAF